Genomic segment of Mucilaginibacter sabulilitoris:
CCGACGATGCCGCCAATCACCAGCGTGACGTTGGTAACCGGGGCGACATAAGTTTTAAGGGAGGATGTTGCGGAGTTTAATCCGGTAACACCATTCTGGGCAAAGGCGGATGCTGTGCCCATCGCAAGGGCCACGGCTGTGGCCCACGTTTTTTTGAGTTTGTTCATATAGGGGTATTAAAAA
This window contains:
- a CDS encoding DUF4134 domain-containing protein, which produces MNKLKKTWATAVALAMGTASAFAQNGVTGLNSATSSLKTYVAPVTNVTLVIGGIVGIVGAIRVYSKWNSGDQDINKELMGWGGSCVFLVVSAVVIKAFFGLT